The following is a genomic window from Aphis gossypii isolate Hap1 chromosome X, ASM2018417v2, whole genome shotgun sequence.
CAACCGGTCTATTCTCGACACGTTCAGGTCAGTTTCAGGAATTTTATCGATGCTCTGTTCAATACAATGATACCCaacatagttaaaaatctatagtGATATAACTAATtcccaaataatattttacctaaccCTGGCTTAATTTATCTTCACCACCGCAAATGCTATGACACTTGCTCCGTTATCCGTCGATGTACGTTCAGTCTGTTCTAGACAACCATTTCGTACGTACTATTTCCACGTTTTCACACAAcagtattaacaatttttacaagtgttaaaacactttatttaaacatgtttaaatgcGATAAGTGTCCATCGGAAAACAAGTCATACTTCAAGTCATACTACAAGTCATCTTCCATATCACTTTAATCAATTcaatcgtaatttttttatttttttcaacgtttTCGGGGGTTCCGGTTTGCGTCATACGTAATGCGTCTAAATCGGTAGACGAGCGATTTAAAATCAGTTGTTGATTgcaatttagtaatatttttttataatcttcgcAAAATCCGAATAAATGTCTTAGAGGTACACAACCGGTAAATACATCGTtgctcataaaatttttattatcttcgcCGTCCATGCCCGAGTCCCAAGCACAATTGTCTAACGTATTCAAGTCACTTGGTGTATATGAACAGTATGCTTTCAGGCAAGACGATACTCCGGgtgatttcaatttttgtatttctattcCGTTTATTTCATATCGCATTTCGGAGAATAAAAATGCCAAACCATTATTCGAAAAACGTACGTCTCCTTCAGCGTCGTAAGGTTTTCTTAGCTTTCcttcaatgtaaatataactttcACACGGTAGAGAGTAAGAttccatattttgaatatttattctaatttgaTCATTGTATGAAAAAGACGTGTTTGAATACGGCGTGAACGAATTATATTGCATTTGCGTTATTTTACAATCGTCGACATAACCGGCcgttacatataaatatgtgtcaTCCATTATTGTAGTGAACGAAGAAAATCTAAGTTATTTTTCGTGAGCTTGAACTCGTTGTTTTTCGGTTTAGATATAGGTGTTGACTTCTTAACTGCAGTCACTTTAATGACGGGTTTTTTATTGcagtagtatttatattaaacttgagCGCCATCTTATCCGAGTGTTATTTGTAATCGAATCGTAATTGGTTCACCACGTAAATTTATCAATCGATCTTTATGATCTTTTAGTATGA
Proteins encoded in this region:
- the LOC126551654 gene encoding uncharacterized protein LOC126551654, which codes for MDDTYLYVTAGYVDDCKITQMQYNSFTPYSNTSFSYNDQIRINIQNMESYSLPCESYIYIEGKLRKPYDAEGDVRFSNNGLAFLFSEMRYEINGIEIQKLKSPGVSSCLKAYCSYTPSDLNTLDNCAWDSGMDGEDNKNFMSNDVFTGCVPLRHLFGFCEDYKKILLNCNQQLILNRSSTDLDALRMTQTGTPENVEKNKKITIELIKVIWKMTCSMT